A genome region from Sphingorhabdus sp. SMR4y includes the following:
- a CDS encoding M16 family metallopeptidase: MKTISPRLAPRLASRLPMLLLLFAMLAMPGLALAEDAKSDDALPWLYQNSDVPVDKSWTFGVLDNGLRYAVKHNGVPPGQVSIRLRLDVGSLMERDEEQGFAHFMEHLTFRGSTHVPDGEAKRVWQRLGATFGSDSNAETTPTQTVYKLDLPNANRGSLDESLKILSGMVRSPGLSVTAVNAERPVVLAELRERAGPQSDVQNATRELFFAGQRLATRAPIGTPETLGAATPKMLQLFHQRWYRPEMAVIVIAGDGDPALFEELLNKHFSQWQGKGEPGTIPDFGAVTDDAEISRVVIEPTLPRFISMVIARPWEQVEDTIEYNQQILIDLLALQLINRRLEARARAGGSYLQASVGQDDVSRSIDGTFINIIPLGDDWEAALEDVRGVIADATTTPPSQQDIAREIAEFDAALAIGVESYQTEAARKQADDIVNAVDIRETVATPQVALDVFRAMRGMFTPGRLLDSTQKLFSGVATRALLTSPDGVDDGEVRLAKALRRSVEAASDVRVAQSDIGFESLQKIGKKGSILSSEINERFEIEKLELDNGVRVLMFPNNAERNKIMVNVRFGKGYSGLSSQQETLAWSGAMALMASGIGDLGQEELDKVTTGRRIGLAFGIDNDAFEISADTRPSDLEDQLHLIAAKLAFPRWDPAPVIRSKAAALISYDSFAGSPQAVLGRDLEWLVRGKDPRWKTPDKDDFNQLTAENFRKFWQPILASGPVEVMLFGDFDRDQAVESVLKTFGALPRREPQAIAADARSPQFPSPKAGPEILVHKGDQERAAAMVAWPTGGGLDNVRESRKLEVLSSIFNDRLFEILRSQQGASYSPQVINSWPVEFESGGYIGAQSQLTPDNIDRFYNVVNLIAKDLRENPVSTDELQRVVEPLRQLIARASSGNSFWMSQLEGASYNPRKFIALQTLLRDYTVITPAEVQALAVRYLDDATKWKLAVLPESERLAANDNESRTESSEAAARN, translated from the coding sequence ATGAAAACAATATCCCCGCGTCTTGCTCCCCGTCTGGCCTCCCGGCTGCCGATGCTGCTTCTGCTATTCGCCATGCTGGCTATGCCCGGCCTGGCCCTTGCGGAGGACGCCAAGTCCGATGACGCGCTGCCGTGGCTCTACCAGAACAGCGATGTTCCGGTCGACAAAAGCTGGACTTTCGGCGTGCTCGACAATGGTTTGCGATATGCAGTCAAGCATAATGGCGTCCCGCCAGGGCAGGTTTCTATCCGCCTGCGGCTGGATGTCGGATCGCTGATGGAGCGCGACGAAGAGCAGGGATTTGCTCATTTCATGGAGCATCTGACCTTTCGCGGTTCAACCCATGTGCCCGATGGTGAAGCAAAACGGGTCTGGCAAAGACTGGGCGCGACCTTCGGTAGCGACAGCAATGCCGAAACCACGCCGACCCAGACCGTTTACAAACTCGATCTGCCCAACGCAAACAGGGGCAGTCTGGATGAAAGTCTGAAAATTCTGTCGGGCATGGTGCGCTCTCCCGGGCTCAGCGTGACGGCGGTCAATGCGGAGCGACCCGTGGTGCTGGCCGAATTGCGCGAGCGGGCCGGACCCCAGTCTGATGTCCAGAACGCCACCCGGGAACTCTTCTTCGCCGGTCAGCGGCTTGCAACCCGTGCTCCGATCGGCACGCCGGAAACTTTGGGCGCAGCCACTCCAAAGATGCTGCAACTGTTTCATCAGCGCTGGTATCGGCCGGAAATGGCTGTCATCGTGATCGCTGGTGATGGTGATCCGGCGCTGTTCGAAGAACTGCTGAACAAGCATTTCTCGCAATGGCAGGGCAAGGGCGAACCCGGCACCATTCCGGATTTCGGAGCTGTCACCGATGATGCAGAGATCAGCCGGGTCGTTATCGAACCCACTTTGCCGCGTTTTATTTCCATGGTCATCGCACGGCCCTGGGAACAGGTTGAAGATACCATAGAATATAACCAGCAGATTTTGATTGACCTGCTGGCCCTGCAGCTGATCAACCGTCGGCTTGAAGCCCGGGCAAGGGCGGGAGGAAGCTATTTGCAGGCCAGCGTCGGCCAGGACGATGTGAGCCGTTCGATCGACGGCACGTTCATAAACATCATCCCGCTGGGCGACGACTGGGAGGCGGCACTCGAGGATGTCCGAGGCGTCATAGCAGACGCAACGACCACCCCGCCTTCGCAGCAGGATATCGCTCGGGAGATAGCGGAATTTGATGCCGCGCTGGCAATCGGCGTGGAAAGCTATCAGACCGAGGCGGCACGCAAGCAGGCGGATGATATCGTCAATGCCGTCGACATTCGCGAAACCGTTGCCACGCCCCAGGTCGCGCTCGATGTTTTTCGCGCGATGCGGGGTATGTTCACGCCGGGACGCCTGCTTGATTCGACGCAAAAATTATTTTCCGGGGTCGCAACCCGCGCCTTGCTGACATCACCTGACGGGGTTGACGATGGAGAAGTCAGGCTGGCCAAGGCACTACGGCGCTCCGTCGAAGCCGCAAGCGATGTCCGCGTTGCCCAGTCCGATATCGGTTTTGAATCGCTTCAAAAGATAGGCAAAAAGGGATCGATCCTGTCTTCGGAGATAAATGAACGGTTCGAAATCGAAAAGCTGGAACTGGACAACGGAGTCAGGGTGTTGATGTTCCCGAATAATGCCGAGCGCAACAAGATCATGGTCAATGTCCGCTTTGGCAAAGGCTATAGCGGTCTCTCATCCCAGCAGGAAACGCTGGCCTGGTCCGGTGCCATGGCGTTGATGGCCAGTGGTATCGGTGATCTCGGACAGGAGGAACTGGACAAGGTAACGACCGGACGGCGGATCGGTCTGGCCTTCGGCATCGATAATGACGCGTTCGAGATTTCTGCCGATACCCGGCCATCCGATCTGGAAGACCAGTTGCATCTGATCGCCGCGAAGCTGGCATTCCCGCGCTGGGATCCAGCGCCGGTCATACGCAGCAAGGCCGCAGCGCTGATCAGTTACGACAGCTTCGCGGGATCGCCGCAGGCGGTATTGGGACGCGACCTGGAATGGCTGGTGCGCGGCAAGGACCCTCGCTGGAAAACACCTGACAAAGACGACTTCAATCAATTGACCGCGGAAAACTTCCGCAAATTCTGGCAGCCGATACTGGCCAGCGGCCCTGTGGAAGTGATGCTATTCGGCGACTTCGACAGGGACCAGGCGGTAGAGTCCGTCCTCAAGACATTTGGCGCATTGCCAAGACGGGAGCCACAGGCCATCGCAGCCGATGCGCGGTCTCCGCAATTCCCGTCGCCAAAAGCCGGACCGGAAATTCTGGTGCACAAAGGCGATCAGGAAAGGGCCGCTGCTATGGTGGCCTGGCCGACCGGCGGCGGACTTGATAATGTGCGGGAAAGCCGGAAGCTGGAAGTTCTGTCATCGATATTCAATGACCGGCTGTTTGAAATCCTCCGTTCGCAACAGGGCGCAAGCTATAGTCCGCAGGTTATAAACAGCTGGCCGGTGGAGTTTGAATCCGGCGGATATATAGGCGCGCAAAGCCAGTTAACGCCTGACAATATCGACCGCTTTTACAATGTCGTAAATCTGATAGCCAAAGACTTGCGGGAAAATCCGGTCAGCACGGATGAACTGCAGCGGGTGGTAGAGCCTCTGCGCCAGCTGATTGCCAGAGCGAGCAGCGGCAACAGTTTCTGGATGAGCCAGTTGGAAGGCGCGAGCTACAATCCGCGGAAGTTCATCGCCCTGCAGACTTTGCTTCGCGACTATACGGTCATTACGCCGGCAGAAGTACAGGCTCTTGCTGTCCGATATCTGGATGATGCGACAAAATGGAAGCTGGCCGTGCTCCCCGAATCCGAACGACTGGCCGCCAATGACAACGAATCAAGGACTGAATCGTCCGAGGCGGCCGCCCGCAATTAG
- a CDS encoding peroxiredoxin family protein has translation MTRTAFTLTSVAMLALSGCSEPAPDARNDASAQAESEQGPAIEPISAAESIDAGLAVGDGVPLETSLLVDGRETNFGEILEKGPALVVFTRSVEWCPYCQTQLKSINAIADDLKRRGYTLYGLSYDSPGQQERFAKNQMLQYEMLSDQSSAVIDGFGLRDPQYTEGRAVGVPYASVYLIDGNGTIIAKTVSGDYKKRPSNEQILALVDSI, from the coding sequence ATGACACGAACCGCTTTTACCTTGACCTCCGTTGCGATGCTGGCGCTCTCCGGTTGCTCGGAACCGGCGCCCGATGCGCGTAATGACGCTTCCGCCCAGGCGGAGAGCGAGCAGGGACCGGCAATCGAACCGATTAGCGCTGCGGAAAGCATCGACGCCGGGCTGGCGGTGGGAGACGGCGTCCCCCTCGAGACCAGCTTGCTGGTTGATGGCAGGGAAACCAATTTTGGTGAAATTCTGGAGAAGGGCCCTGCCCTTGTCGTCTTTACGCGCTCGGTCGAATGGTGCCCTTATTGCCAGACGCAATTGAAATCGATCAACGCGATTGCCGACGATCTGAAGCGCCGCGGCTACACGCTCTACGGACTGAGCTATGACAGCCCCGGGCAGCAGGAACGCTTTGCGAAGAACCAGATGCTGCAATATGAAATGCTGTCCGATCAGTCATCCGCGGTGATCGATGGCTTCGGATTGCGCGACCCGCAATATACCGAGGGACGCGCGGTGGGCGTGCCATATGCTTCGGTCTATCTGATCGACGGCAACGGCACGATTATCGCGAAGACGGTATCCGGCGACTATAAAAAGCGGCCGAGCAACGAGCAGATACTGGCCCTCGTCGACTCAATCTAG
- a CDS encoding NifU family protein: protein MLIETEKTPNPSTLKFLMGQPVMSEGTRDFASPEDAEVSPLAEALFSLGDVTGVFFGSDFISVTCGPGADWSDQKPQVLSILLDHFSAGLPLFKPGSAGDIVVPPEEEVHDDPEDADIVAQIKELIETRVRPAVANDGGDIIYRGFNKGTVFLKMQGACAGCPSSTATLKHGIESLLKHYVPEVTEVRAA from the coding sequence ATGTTGATTGAAACCGAAAAAACACCCAATCCCTCCACCCTCAAATTCCTGATGGGACAGCCTGTCATGTCCGAGGGGACCCGCGACTTTGCCTCGCCGGAAGATGCCGAGGTGTCGCCGCTGGCAGAAGCCCTGTTCTCGCTTGGCGATGTCACCGGCGTTTTCTTCGGATCGGATTTCATATCGGTCACCTGCGGACCGGGCGCCGACTGGAGCGATCAGAAACCACAGGTTCTGAGCATATTGCTTGATCATTTTTCGGCCGGATTGCCGCTTTTCAAACCTGGCAGCGCAGGCGACATCGTCGTCCCACCCGAAGAAGAAGTACACGATGATCCGGAAGATGCCGATATCGTTGCGCAAATCAAGGAACTGATCGAGACCCGGGTCCGGCCTGCCGTGGCCAATGACGGCGGCGATATCATCTATCGCGGTTTCAACAAGGGCACGGTATTCCTGAAGATGCAGGGCGCTTGCGCAGGCTGTCCGTCATCCACGGCAACGCTGAAACACGGGATCGAATCCCTGCTGAAACATTATGTTCCGGAAGTCACCGAAGTCCGGGCCGCTTAA